In Drosophila simulans strain w501 chromosome X, Prin_Dsim_3.1, whole genome shotgun sequence, one DNA window encodes the following:
- the LOC6724756 gene encoding histone-lysine N-methyltransferase EHMT2 isoform X1: MPALVVVLLLFFADNSFQRGVRACACVENVVLDCATSTAEGGTLLNMNLAEDKTLKWRNLANNQFASKEKKHKDKEEERKEARNQEEIEDIKALLADVVDAAAVKLEEEEAQNAEKVEQHTKSEKEEEGRKEMEYDQDVAKQYSEKEEKQNGKATSITVKMESNERAEKHATEIATTSTDRWQNESFKTEQQNKKAAEKEEDTLAATQKSDANADPGTKTRIEAAVASPLVVSSASVKLAADATNQMRAATSTGAATLADKNVQVSPGGTRRSRRAPRPPDTPTSVTDEHVQVENKKFGKSEQYTDCSSHLERFTLDDNTAIVRLQLKSELDKPSSTTLSPEENSAPAPKRGRGRARKIRPDAEVETSEVILPCEDSLGEKKPGRKRKLPDEPIDQQQLSDFVVVKTEQEELGEAPLGDVKRMRRSVRLGNRLHADGSPWEEVKTEALPSQPSAELSLAEVTSEVLPLAVLDEKTPPKKRGRKAKTPGVKLESETSCVLPFANGNKKTNSSGGSELQLPKRSKRRIKPTPKILENDELRCEFETKHIERMTHWESAAAVDGDFETPTTGGNGSNSSTSRQKSDKSDGSNFEGGPGHPAGTSAIKKRLFSKSQRDIENYGAAMLAKSKLRPCPDVEQFLSDIKASRINANRSPEERKLNKKQQRKLAKQKEKHLKHLGLQKNHRDEPSDNDSSNTDNEFLPTTRVQVGKPSVTLRVRNSVTKELPTTATLKSLRNPVVQAAKLKRRICARATGEVTEAARASVSISALDAEQLHSLNTSIQADVTPIRDLDMRPSTSRVAKFICLCQKPSQYYARNAPDSSYCCAIDHIDEQKIGCCNELSSEVHNLLRPSQRVSYMILCDEHKKRLQSHNCCAGCGIFCTQGKFVLCKQQHFFHPDCAQRFILNTSYEKELVDEEDQGVKFSSPVLVLKCPHCGLDTPERTSTVTMKCQSLPVFLRTQKYKIKPARLTTSSHLTQFGTVGKANTPGATARNNGGPSTAVTLSAALSPASKTNGAQSGRAGTSNSSSGHALNSINFAQLIPESVMNVVLRGHVVSASGRVTTEFTPRDMYYAVQNDDLERVAEILAADFNVLTPIREYLNGTCLHLVAHSGTLQMAYLLLCKGASSPDFVNIVDYELRTALMCAVMNEKCDMLNLFLQCGADVAIKGPDGKTSLHIAAQLGNLEATQLIVDSYRTSRNITSFLSFIDAQDEGGWTAMVWAAELGHTDIVSFLLNQDADPNICDNDNNTVLHWSTLHNDGLDTITVLLQSGADCNVQNVEGDTPLHIACRHSVTRMCIALIANGADLMIKNKAEQLPFDCIPNEESECGRTVGFNMQMRSFRPLGLRTFVVCADASNGREARPIQVVRNELAMSENEDEADSLMWPDFRYVTQCIIQQNSVQIDRRVSQMRICSCLDSCSSDRCQCNGASSQNWYTAESRLTADFNYEDPAVIFECNDVCGCNQLSCKNRVVQNGTRTPLQIVECEDQAKGWGVRALANVPKGTFVASYTGEILTAMEADRRTDDSYYFDLDNGHCIDANYYGNVTRFFNHSCEPNVLPVRVFYEHQDYRFPKIAFFSCRDIDAGEEICFDYGEKFWRVEHRSCVGCRCLSATCKYASQSSSTNASPTDATTAPENETGTLSSTNTEKIGQA, from the exons ATGCCAGCTCTAGttgttgtgttgttgctgttctttGCGGATAACAGTTTTCAGCGCGGAgtgcgtgcgtgtgcgtgCGTCGAAAACGTAGTTCT CGACTGTGCTACTTCAACAGCGGAGGGTGGTACTTTGCTTAATATGAATTTGGCGGAAGACAAAACCCTCAAGTGGCGTAATTTGGCCAATAACCAGTTCGCTAGtaaagaaaagaaacacaaggacaaggaggaggagcgcaaGGAGGCAAGGAATCAAGAGGAAATCGAAGACATCAAAGCACTTTTGGCAGATGTTGTCGATGCGGCCGCTGTCAAgctggaagaagaagaagcgcaGAATGCAGAAAAAGTCGAACAACatacaaaaagcgaaaaagagGAAGAAGGTAGGAAGGAAATGGAGTACGATCAAGATGTCGCAAAACAATACTCCGAAAAGGAAGAAAAGCAGAATGGCAAAGCAACATCCATAACAGTAAAGATGGAAAGCAACGAGCGTGCAGAGAAACACGCAACGGAAATTGCAACGACGTCGACAGATAGATGGCAAAACGAAAGCTTTAAAACTGAGCAGCAAAATAAGAAAGCTGCTGAGAAAGAAGAAGACACACTAGCGGCAACACAAAAATCGGATGCAAATGCAGATCCAGGGACAAAAACAAGAATTGAGGCAGCAGTAGCATCTCCACTTGTTGTTAGTTCTGCTAGCGTTAAACTCGCTGCTGACGCAACCAACCAAATGCGAGCAGCGACGTCGACAGGGGCAGCGACATTAGCTGATAAAAAT GTACAAGTTTCTCCCGGTGGAACGCGTCGGTCTCGAAGAGCACCCAGACCCCCAGACACGCCCACTTCAGTTACTGATGAACATGTTCAGGTGGAGAATAAAAAATTCGGAAAGTCGGAGCAGTATACGGATTGTAGTAGCCATCTGGAGAGGTTCACACTGGACGATAATACTGCTATTGTCAGACTGCAGTTGAAGAGTGAACTTGACAAACCGTCATCGACTACATTATCGCCTGAGGAAAACTCGGCTCCTGCTCCGAAGCGAGGAAGGGGTCGAGCCAGGAAAATAAGACCCGATGCCGAGGTGGAAACCAGTGAGGTTATTTTACCCTGCGAGGATTCATTAGGGGAGAAGAAACCAGGACGCAAAAGGAAACTCCCGGATGAACCGATAGATCAGCAGCAACTAAGCGACTTTGTTGTGGTAAAAACAGAGCAGGAGGAATTGGGTGAAGCTCCCTTGGGAGATGTCAAGAGAATGCGACGTAGTGTCCGTTTGGGCAATCGATTACATGCCGATGGAAGCCCTTGGGAGGAGGTAAAGACAGAGGCACTTCCCTCTCAGCCTTCTGCAGAGCTTTCCTTGGCGGAGGTAACTTCTGAGGTCTTGCCACTAGCTGTCTTAGATGAGAAGACCCCACCCAAAAAGCGAGGGCGGAAGGCAAAAACGCCCGGTGTGAAGTTAGAATCTGAAACATCCTGCGTGCTACCGTTTGCTAATGGCAACAAGAAAACGAATTCCTCTGGTGGATCCGAACTTCAGCTGCCCAAGCGTTCAAAAAGACGAATAAAACCAACGCCAAAGATATTAGAAAATGACGAACTGCGCTGTGAGTTCGAAACGAAGCACATTGAACGTATGACCCACTGGGAGAGTGCTGCAGCAGTAGATGGGGATTTTGAAACGCCAACAACAGGCGGTAATGGGTCGAATTCCTCGACCTCAAGGCAAAAGAGCGACAAGTCCGACGGGAGCAACTTCGAAGGTGGTCCAGGACATCCTGCAGGCACAAGTGCCATAAAGAAAAGACTGTTTTCAAAGTCCCAGCGGGACATTGAGAACTATGGCGCAGCAATGCTAGCCAAAAGTAAGTTACGTCCGTGTCCGGACGTCGAACAATTTCTAAGCGACATCAAGGCATCGCGAATTAATGCGAATCGATCACCAGAAGAAAggaaattgaacaaaaaacagcaacgaaaactggccaaacaaaaggaaaagcacCTAAAGCATTTGGGACTGCAAAAAAATCACAGAGATGAGCCTTCGGATAACGACAGTTCCAATACGGACAATGAATTCTTACCTACTACAAGAGTGCAAGTGGGAAAACCAAGTGTTACTTTGAGAGTGAGGAATAGTGTTACCAAGGAGCTTCCCACAACAGCCACTTTAAAATCACTCCGGAATCCAGTCGTGCAAGCAGCCAAACTCAAGAGAAGGATATGTGCAAGAGCCACCGGTGAAGTTACTGAGGCAGCCCGAGCAAGTGTTTCAATTTCTGCACTGGATGCGGAGCAGCTTCACTCGTTGAACACTTCTATTCAAGCTGATGTTACCCCGATAAGAGACTTAGATATGAGGCCCAGCACCTCCAGAGTGGCAAAGTTTATTTGTCTATGTCAGAAGCCTTCCCAGTACTATGCCAGGAATGCCCCGGACTCATCATACTGCTGTGCCATCGATCACATCGACGAACAAAAAATTGGCTGCTGCAACGAGCTGTCCTCGGAGGTTCACAATCTACTCAGACCCAGCCAACGCGTGAGCTATATGATCCTATGCGACGAGCACAAAAAGCGCCTACAATCCCACAACTGCTGCGCAGGATGTGGCATATTTTGTACACAG gGAAAATTTGTGCTATGCAAGCAGCAGCACTTCTTTCATCCCGATTGTGCCCAGCGATTTATTCTAAACACTTCGTACGAGAAGGAACTCGTCGATGAGGAAGATCAGGGCGTCAAATTCAGCAGCCCTGTGTTGGTGCTCAAGTGCCCCCACTGCGGATTAGATACACCAGAACGGACCTCCACGGTGACCATGAAGTGTCAGTCCCTGCCTGTCTTTCTGCGCACCCAAAAATACAAGAT AAAACCCGCTAGGTTGACAACCTCTTCGCATCTAACCCAATTTGGAACAGTTGGGAAAGCAAATACTCCAGGAGCCACGGCCAGAAACAATGGGGGACCATCCACCGCCGTAACCTTAAGCGCGGCATTAAGTCCTGCTTCAAAAACAAATGGAGCCCAGAGTGGCAGGGCGGGCACCTCCAATTCTAGCTCCGGACATGCTCTTAATTCGATCAACTTTGCTCAACTTATACCCGAGTCCGTAATGAATGTAGTGCTGCGGGGCCATGTGGTTTCTGCTAGTGGTCGCGTGACCACAGAGTTTACGCCGCGGGATATGTACTATGCAGTCCAAAACGATGACTTGGAGCGTGTAGCGGAGATTCTGG CTGCCGACTTCAACGTGCTGACTCCTATACGGGAGTACCTAAATGGCACCTGCCTGCATTTGGTGGCCCACTCGGGCACACTTCAGATGGCATATCTGCTGCTCTGCAAAGGAGCAAGCTCACCGGATTTCGTTAACATTGTGGATTATGAACTGCGGACTGCTTTAATGTGTGCCGTGATGAACGAGAAGTGCGACATGCTGAATCTATTTCTTCAATGTGGTGCGGATGTGGCCATTAAG GGTCCCGATGGTAAGACCAGTCTGCATATTGCTGCCCAGTTAGGCAACTTGGAAGCCACACAGTTGATTGTAGACAGCTATCGAACTTCTCGAAATATTACCAGTTTTTTAAGTTTCATTGATGCCCAGGATGAAGGCGGTTGGACGGCCATGGTCTGGGCAGCAGAGCTGGGGCACACGGATATAGTTAG CTTCCTGCTTAACCAGGATGCTGATCCAAACATATGCGACAATGACAACAATACCGTGCTGCACTGGTCTACGCTGCACAATGATGGTCTGGACACGATTACAGTACTGCTGCAGTCAGGGGCGGACTGCAATGTACAGAATGTGGAGGGCGACACGCCTTT gCACATTGCTTGCCGTCATTCTGTCACCCGCATGTGCATTGCGTTAATAGCTAATGGAGCCGATCTAATGATTAAGAACAAGGCGGAACAGCTGCCCTTTGATTGCATTCCGAATGAGGAGTCTGAGTGCGGTCGCACTGTAggttttaatatgcaaatgcgtAGTTTCAGGCCTTTGGGCCTCCGTACCTTTGTGGTATGTGCAGATGCGTCGAATGGCAGGGAGGCACGACCAATCCAGGTGGTTCGCAACGAACTGGCAATGTCTGAAAATGAGGATGAGGCCGACTCGCTTATGTGGCCGGATTTTCGCTACGTAACACAATGCATCATCCAGCAAAACTCAGTGCAGATTGACCGACGCGTTTCTCAAATGCGCATATGCTCCTGCCTGGATAGTTGCAGTAGCGATCGGTGTCAGTGCAATGGGGCCTCCTCGCAGAATTGGTACACGGCAGAAAGTCGTCTAACCGCCGACTTTAACTACGAGGATCCTGCGGTAATCTTCGAATGCAACGACGTCTGCGGTTGCAATCAG CTCTCCTGCAAAAACCGCGTGGTCCAGAATGGTACACGGACACCACTACAAATTGTCGAGTGCGAGGATCAGGCGAAGGGCTGGGGAGTACGGGCGCTGGCCAATGTGCCCAAAGGCACTTTTGTGGCCAGTTATACGGGTGAAATTTTGACCGCGATGGAGGCAGATCGACGCACCGATGACAGCTACTACTTTGACCTAGACAACGGGCACTGCATCGATGCTAACTATTATGGAAATGTAACCCGGTTTTTTAACCACTCGTGTGAACCGAATGTTTTGCCCGTTCGTGTTTTCTACGAGCATCAGGACTACAGATTCCCTAAGATCGCCTTTTTTTCCTGCCGTGACATCGATGCCGGAGAGGAAATATG CTTTGACTACGGAGAAAAATTCTGGCGCGTGGAACATCGCTCCTGTGTGGGATGTCGATGCCTGTCAGCAACCTGCAAGTACGCCTCCCAATCCTCAAGCACAAATGCCTCGCCCACGGATGCAACAACAGCACCGGAAAATGAAACGGGAACGCTGTCGTCTACAAATACGGAGAAAATTGGACAGGCGTAG
- the LOC6724756 gene encoding histone-lysine N-methyltransferase EHMT2 isoform X2, translating into MTDFVELMNSMSSTFNSDCATSTAEGGTLLNMNLAEDKTLKWRNLANNQFASKEKKHKDKEEERKEARNQEEIEDIKALLADVVDAAAVKLEEEEAQNAEKVEQHTKSEKEEEGRKEMEYDQDVAKQYSEKEEKQNGKATSITVKMESNERAEKHATEIATTSTDRWQNESFKTEQQNKKAAEKEEDTLAATQKSDANADPGTKTRIEAAVASPLVVSSASVKLAADATNQMRAATSTGAATLADKNVQVSPGGTRRSRRAPRPPDTPTSVTDEHVQVENKKFGKSEQYTDCSSHLERFTLDDNTAIVRLQLKSELDKPSSTTLSPEENSAPAPKRGRGRARKIRPDAEVETSEVILPCEDSLGEKKPGRKRKLPDEPIDQQQLSDFVVVKTEQEELGEAPLGDVKRMRRSVRLGNRLHADGSPWEEVKTEALPSQPSAELSLAEVTSEVLPLAVLDEKTPPKKRGRKAKTPGVKLESETSCVLPFANGNKKTNSSGGSELQLPKRSKRRIKPTPKILENDELRCEFETKHIERMTHWESAAAVDGDFETPTTGGNGSNSSTSRQKSDKSDGSNFEGGPGHPAGTSAIKKRLFSKSQRDIENYGAAMLAKSKLRPCPDVEQFLSDIKASRINANRSPEERKLNKKQQRKLAKQKEKHLKHLGLQKNHRDEPSDNDSSNTDNEFLPTTRVQVGKPSVTLRVRNSVTKELPTTATLKSLRNPVVQAAKLKRRICARATGEVTEAARASVSISALDAEQLHSLNTSIQADVTPIRDLDMRPSTSRVAKFICLCQKPSQYYARNAPDSSYCCAIDHIDEQKIGCCNELSSEVHNLLRPSQRVSYMILCDEHKKRLQSHNCCAGCGIFCTQGKFVLCKQQHFFHPDCAQRFILNTSYEKELVDEEDQGVKFSSPVLVLKCPHCGLDTPERTSTVTMKCQSLPVFLRTQKYKIKPARLTTSSHLTQFGTVGKANTPGATARNNGGPSTAVTLSAALSPASKTNGAQSGRAGTSNSSSGHALNSINFAQLIPESVMNVVLRGHVVSASGRVTTEFTPRDMYYAVQNDDLERVAEILAADFNVLTPIREYLNGTCLHLVAHSGTLQMAYLLLCKGASSPDFVNIVDYELRTALMCAVMNEKCDMLNLFLQCGADVAIKGPDGKTSLHIAAQLGNLEATQLIVDSYRTSRNITSFLSFIDAQDEGGWTAMVWAAELGHTDIVSFLLNQDADPNICDNDNNTVLHWSTLHNDGLDTITVLLQSGADCNVQNVEGDTPLHIACRHSVTRMCIALIANGADLMIKNKAEQLPFDCIPNEESECGRTVGFNMQMRSFRPLGLRTFVVCADASNGREARPIQVVRNELAMSENEDEADSLMWPDFRYVTQCIIQQNSVQIDRRVSQMRICSCLDSCSSDRCQCNGASSQNWYTAESRLTADFNYEDPAVIFECNDVCGCNQLSCKNRVVQNGTRTPLQIVECEDQAKGWGVRALANVPKGTFVASYTGEILTAMEADRRTDDSYYFDLDNGHCIDANYYGNVTRFFNHSCEPNVLPVRVFYEHQDYRFPKIAFFSCRDIDAGEEICFDYGEKFWRVEHRSCVGCRCLSATCKYASQSSSTNASPTDATTAPENETGTLSSTNTEKIGQA; encoded by the exons ATGACGGACTTTGTTGAGCTGATGAACAGCATGTCTAGTACATTCAATAGCGACTGTGCTACTTCAACAGCGGAGGGTGGTACTTTGCTTAATATGAATTTGGCGGAAGACAAAACCCTCAAGTGGCGTAATTTGGCCAATAACCAGTTCGCTAGtaaagaaaagaaacacaaggacaaggaggaggagcgcaaGGAGGCAAGGAATCAAGAGGAAATCGAAGACATCAAAGCACTTTTGGCAGATGTTGTCGATGCGGCCGCTGTCAAgctggaagaagaagaagcgcaGAATGCAGAAAAAGTCGAACAACatacaaaaagcgaaaaagagGAAGAAGGTAGGAAGGAAATGGAGTACGATCAAGATGTCGCAAAACAATACTCCGAAAAGGAAGAAAAGCAGAATGGCAAAGCAACATCCATAACAGTAAAGATGGAAAGCAACGAGCGTGCAGAGAAACACGCAACGGAAATTGCAACGACGTCGACAGATAGATGGCAAAACGAAAGCTTTAAAACTGAGCAGCAAAATAAGAAAGCTGCTGAGAAAGAAGAAGACACACTAGCGGCAACACAAAAATCGGATGCAAATGCAGATCCAGGGACAAAAACAAGAATTGAGGCAGCAGTAGCATCTCCACTTGTTGTTAGTTCTGCTAGCGTTAAACTCGCTGCTGACGCAACCAACCAAATGCGAGCAGCGACGTCGACAGGGGCAGCGACATTAGCTGATAAAAAT GTACAAGTTTCTCCCGGTGGAACGCGTCGGTCTCGAAGAGCACCCAGACCCCCAGACACGCCCACTTCAGTTACTGATGAACATGTTCAGGTGGAGAATAAAAAATTCGGAAAGTCGGAGCAGTATACGGATTGTAGTAGCCATCTGGAGAGGTTCACACTGGACGATAATACTGCTATTGTCAGACTGCAGTTGAAGAGTGAACTTGACAAACCGTCATCGACTACATTATCGCCTGAGGAAAACTCGGCTCCTGCTCCGAAGCGAGGAAGGGGTCGAGCCAGGAAAATAAGACCCGATGCCGAGGTGGAAACCAGTGAGGTTATTTTACCCTGCGAGGATTCATTAGGGGAGAAGAAACCAGGACGCAAAAGGAAACTCCCGGATGAACCGATAGATCAGCAGCAACTAAGCGACTTTGTTGTGGTAAAAACAGAGCAGGAGGAATTGGGTGAAGCTCCCTTGGGAGATGTCAAGAGAATGCGACGTAGTGTCCGTTTGGGCAATCGATTACATGCCGATGGAAGCCCTTGGGAGGAGGTAAAGACAGAGGCACTTCCCTCTCAGCCTTCTGCAGAGCTTTCCTTGGCGGAGGTAACTTCTGAGGTCTTGCCACTAGCTGTCTTAGATGAGAAGACCCCACCCAAAAAGCGAGGGCGGAAGGCAAAAACGCCCGGTGTGAAGTTAGAATCTGAAACATCCTGCGTGCTACCGTTTGCTAATGGCAACAAGAAAACGAATTCCTCTGGTGGATCCGAACTTCAGCTGCCCAAGCGTTCAAAAAGACGAATAAAACCAACGCCAAAGATATTAGAAAATGACGAACTGCGCTGTGAGTTCGAAACGAAGCACATTGAACGTATGACCCACTGGGAGAGTGCTGCAGCAGTAGATGGGGATTTTGAAACGCCAACAACAGGCGGTAATGGGTCGAATTCCTCGACCTCAAGGCAAAAGAGCGACAAGTCCGACGGGAGCAACTTCGAAGGTGGTCCAGGACATCCTGCAGGCACAAGTGCCATAAAGAAAAGACTGTTTTCAAAGTCCCAGCGGGACATTGAGAACTATGGCGCAGCAATGCTAGCCAAAAGTAAGTTACGTCCGTGTCCGGACGTCGAACAATTTCTAAGCGACATCAAGGCATCGCGAATTAATGCGAATCGATCACCAGAAGAAAggaaattgaacaaaaaacagcaacgaaaactggccaaacaaaaggaaaagcacCTAAAGCATTTGGGACTGCAAAAAAATCACAGAGATGAGCCTTCGGATAACGACAGTTCCAATACGGACAATGAATTCTTACCTACTACAAGAGTGCAAGTGGGAAAACCAAGTGTTACTTTGAGAGTGAGGAATAGTGTTACCAAGGAGCTTCCCACAACAGCCACTTTAAAATCACTCCGGAATCCAGTCGTGCAAGCAGCCAAACTCAAGAGAAGGATATGTGCAAGAGCCACCGGTGAAGTTACTGAGGCAGCCCGAGCAAGTGTTTCAATTTCTGCACTGGATGCGGAGCAGCTTCACTCGTTGAACACTTCTATTCAAGCTGATGTTACCCCGATAAGAGACTTAGATATGAGGCCCAGCACCTCCAGAGTGGCAAAGTTTATTTGTCTATGTCAGAAGCCTTCCCAGTACTATGCCAGGAATGCCCCGGACTCATCATACTGCTGTGCCATCGATCACATCGACGAACAAAAAATTGGCTGCTGCAACGAGCTGTCCTCGGAGGTTCACAATCTACTCAGACCCAGCCAACGCGTGAGCTATATGATCCTATGCGACGAGCACAAAAAGCGCCTACAATCCCACAACTGCTGCGCAGGATGTGGCATATTTTGTACACAG gGAAAATTTGTGCTATGCAAGCAGCAGCACTTCTTTCATCCCGATTGTGCCCAGCGATTTATTCTAAACACTTCGTACGAGAAGGAACTCGTCGATGAGGAAGATCAGGGCGTCAAATTCAGCAGCCCTGTGTTGGTGCTCAAGTGCCCCCACTGCGGATTAGATACACCAGAACGGACCTCCACGGTGACCATGAAGTGTCAGTCCCTGCCTGTCTTTCTGCGCACCCAAAAATACAAGAT AAAACCCGCTAGGTTGACAACCTCTTCGCATCTAACCCAATTTGGAACAGTTGGGAAAGCAAATACTCCAGGAGCCACGGCCAGAAACAATGGGGGACCATCCACCGCCGTAACCTTAAGCGCGGCATTAAGTCCTGCTTCAAAAACAAATGGAGCCCAGAGTGGCAGGGCGGGCACCTCCAATTCTAGCTCCGGACATGCTCTTAATTCGATCAACTTTGCTCAACTTATACCCGAGTCCGTAATGAATGTAGTGCTGCGGGGCCATGTGGTTTCTGCTAGTGGTCGCGTGACCACAGAGTTTACGCCGCGGGATATGTACTATGCAGTCCAAAACGATGACTTGGAGCGTGTAGCGGAGATTCTGG CTGCCGACTTCAACGTGCTGACTCCTATACGGGAGTACCTAAATGGCACCTGCCTGCATTTGGTGGCCCACTCGGGCACACTTCAGATGGCATATCTGCTGCTCTGCAAAGGAGCAAGCTCACCGGATTTCGTTAACATTGTGGATTATGAACTGCGGACTGCTTTAATGTGTGCCGTGATGAACGAGAAGTGCGACATGCTGAATCTATTTCTTCAATGTGGTGCGGATGTGGCCATTAAG GGTCCCGATGGTAAGACCAGTCTGCATATTGCTGCCCAGTTAGGCAACTTGGAAGCCACACAGTTGATTGTAGACAGCTATCGAACTTCTCGAAATATTACCAGTTTTTTAAGTTTCATTGATGCCCAGGATGAAGGCGGTTGGACGGCCATGGTCTGGGCAGCAGAGCTGGGGCACACGGATATAGTTAG CTTCCTGCTTAACCAGGATGCTGATCCAAACATATGCGACAATGACAACAATACCGTGCTGCACTGGTCTACGCTGCACAATGATGGTCTGGACACGATTACAGTACTGCTGCAGTCAGGGGCGGACTGCAATGTACAGAATGTGGAGGGCGACACGCCTTT gCACATTGCTTGCCGTCATTCTGTCACCCGCATGTGCATTGCGTTAATAGCTAATGGAGCCGATCTAATGATTAAGAACAAGGCGGAACAGCTGCCCTTTGATTGCATTCCGAATGAGGAGTCTGAGTGCGGTCGCACTGTAggttttaatatgcaaatgcgtAGTTTCAGGCCTTTGGGCCTCCGTACCTTTGTGGTATGTGCAGATGCGTCGAATGGCAGGGAGGCACGACCAATCCAGGTGGTTCGCAACGAACTGGCAATGTCTGAAAATGAGGATGAGGCCGACTCGCTTATGTGGCCGGATTTTCGCTACGTAACACAATGCATCATCCAGCAAAACTCAGTGCAGATTGACCGACGCGTTTCTCAAATGCGCATATGCTCCTGCCTGGATAGTTGCAGTAGCGATCGGTGTCAGTGCAATGGGGCCTCCTCGCAGAATTGGTACACGGCAGAAAGTCGTCTAACCGCCGACTTTAACTACGAGGATCCTGCGGTAATCTTCGAATGCAACGACGTCTGCGGTTGCAATCAG CTCTCCTGCAAAAACCGCGTGGTCCAGAATGGTACACGGACACCACTACAAATTGTCGAGTGCGAGGATCAGGCGAAGGGCTGGGGAGTACGGGCGCTGGCCAATGTGCCCAAAGGCACTTTTGTGGCCAGTTATACGGGTGAAATTTTGACCGCGATGGAGGCAGATCGACGCACCGATGACAGCTACTACTTTGACCTAGACAACGGGCACTGCATCGATGCTAACTATTATGGAAATGTAACCCGGTTTTTTAACCACTCGTGTGAACCGAATGTTTTGCCCGTTCGTGTTTTCTACGAGCATCAGGACTACAGATTCCCTAAGATCGCCTTTTTTTCCTGCCGTGACATCGATGCCGGAGAGGAAATATG CTTTGACTACGGAGAAAAATTCTGGCGCGTGGAACATCGCTCCTGTGTGGGATGTCGATGCCTGTCAGCAACCTGCAAGTACGCCTCCCAATCCTCAAGCACAAATGCCTCGCCCACGGATGCAACAACAGCACCGGAAAATGAAACGGGAACGCTGTCGTCTACAAATACGGAGAAAATTGGACAGGCGTAG